AATTGTTATAAATGTTGCCCAGAATTATCGAATAAAAAAGATGAGTTGATGAGTTTTTCAGATGTTACCCCTACGATGTTGTTAACAAGTGAAGAATTAGCTTGGAGTTGCCTATTAATTGCATTAAAAGAGACAAAGATTAAATCATTTTTTACAAAATGGAAAGCATCAAAACACTTATCTAACGTGGTTAGTCAAGTAGTCACGTATTATAATCATCGTTTGGAAAAAGACTGGGATGCTCAATCTTTATATGATGCAGGGGTAGAAGTTATTTCTTTAGTTGAACAAGCAAGAGCCTTCTTTAGCTTGTCAAATGATGAAACATTGTATTTAGAAACATATGATCAATTACCTATTAAATCAATGACTGATTTGAGTATTTCAGGTCGTGATATTTTATCATTTACTAATAAAAAGCCAGGACCTTGGTTAGGAAATGTTTTATCATTTAGTGAAAAACAAGTGTTGAATGGCCATTGGGAAAATGATAAAGCCACGTTATTAAAAAATATCAACGAAATGGTGGTGGATTAGATGGATTATGACATGATATTTGAAGTCACAAAACGATACACAGCAAAAGAATTAGGATCAGGAACATTGAATGTATTAGGCACCCCTGGTCTTATTGCAATGGTTGAGAATGTTTGCATGAATGCTATTGAAAAAGATTTAGAAACAGGATATACCTCTGTGGGCTCTTCAATTGACATTAATCATATGCGACCTTCCATAACAGGGGCATTAATTAAAATCATTGCGACATTGAAAGAATCTGATGAAAAATCTTTTCATTTTACTTATAAA
This genomic stretch from Vagococcus sp. CY52-2 harbors:
- a CDS encoding thioesterase family protein — its product is MDYDMIFEVTKRYTAKELGSGTLNVLGTPGLIAMVENVCMNAIEKDLETGYTSVGSSIDINHMRPSITGALIKIIATLKESDEKSFHFTYKAYDQDRLIATGKHTRVKVNTMTFMERIK